A genome region from Burkholderiales bacterium includes the following:
- the hemC gene encoding porphobilinogen deaminase, with translation MSSGREPRSDQLDPGRVVIATRESALALWQARHIAERLGQLYPRLEVAIQGMTTQGDRILDTPLALVGGKGLFVKELEAALARGEAHVAVHSMKDVPMTLPEGFQIAAITEREDPRDAFVSNAYASLATLPPGAVVGTSSLRRQSQIKARHPHLQVRTLRGNVPTRLRKLDEGRYDALVLAAAGLKRLGLASRITALLSPEESLPAVGQGALGIECLAGQPALEALLAPLNHFETAACVRAERAMSRALTGSCHVPLGGYAELRDSRLWLRGFVASPDGSALVEAEETGDAQAPEALGEAVAQRLRERGAGPILAALAA, from the coding sequence TTGAGCTCCGGCCGCGAACCCCGCTCCGATCAGCTCGATCCCGGCCGCGTTGTCATCGCGACCCGGGAGAGTGCGCTCGCCCTATGGCAGGCCCGGCACATCGCCGAGCGGCTCGGGCAATTATACCCGCGGTTGGAAGTCGCCATTCAGGGCATGACCACCCAAGGGGACCGGATCCTGGACACGCCGCTGGCCCTCGTGGGCGGCAAGGGCCTGTTCGTGAAAGAGCTGGAGGCGGCCCTGGCGCGGGGCGAGGCCCATGTCGCCGTGCATTCCATGAAGGATGTGCCGATGACCCTGCCCGAGGGCTTCCAGATCGCGGCCATCACCGAGCGGGAAGACCCGCGGGACGCCTTCGTCTCCAACGCCTATGCCTCCCTGGCGACCCTGCCCCCGGGGGCGGTGGTGGGCACCTCGAGCTTACGGCGCCAGAGCCAGATCAAGGCCCGCCATCCCCATCTGCAGGTGAGAACGCTGCGGGGCAACGTCCCTACCCGGCTGCGCAAACTGGACGAGGGCCGGTACGATGCCCTGGTGCTGGCGGCGGCGGGGCTCAAGCGCCTGGGGCTCGCTTCCCGCATCACGGCGCTCCTTTCCCCCGAGGAGAGCCTGCCCGCCGTGGGCCAGGGGGCCCTCGGGATCGAGTGCCTGGCCGGGCAGCCGGCGCTGGAAGCGCTCCTCGCCCCCCTCAACCACTTCGAGACGGCGGCCTGCGTGCGGGCCGAGCGGGCCATGAGCCGGGCATTGACCGGCAGTTGCCACGTCCCCCTGGGAGGCTACGCGGAGCTGCGGGATAGCCGGCTCTGGCTGCGGGGCTTCGTGGCCAGCCCCGACGGCTCGGCCCTGGTGGAGGCCGAGGAGACGGGGGACGCGCAGGCGCCGGAGGCGCTGGGGGAGGCGGTGGCCCAACGCCTGCGGGAGCGGGGCGCCGGGCCCATCCTGGCGGCCCTCGCCGCCTGA
- the hemD gene encoding uroporphyrinogen-III synthase, producing MAVTRSPQEAGRPLAGLGIGVTRPAHQAEELMALIRAAGGVPVACPVLEIQDVEDLGPLMALINRLETFDLAVFISPNAVAKAMNLIQAHRTLPAGLRLAAVGKASARELAKFGVTEVIVPEQRFDSEALLALPALQDVAGKRVVIFRGDGGRELLGDTLVARGARIEYAECYRRTRPRSGAENLLRAWARDELAAITVTSSEGLHNLFDMVGALGRQWLKKTPLFVPHERIAATARTLGLQQVIVTEPGDEGLLRGLVEWFRNKGGAAVPENKPT from the coding sequence ATGGCGGTGACCCGCTCCCCGCAGGAGGCCGGGCGGCCCCTCGCCGGGCTGGGCATCGGGGTGACTCGTCCCGCCCATCAGGCGGAAGAGCTCATGGCGCTGATCCGCGCCGCCGGCGGCGTTCCGGTGGCGTGCCCGGTGCTGGAAATCCAGGACGTGGAGGATTTGGGCCCGCTGATGGCGTTGATCAATCGCCTGGAGACTTTCGATCTCGCCGTCTTTATCAGCCCCAATGCGGTGGCCAAGGCCATGAACCTGATCCAGGCGCACCGGACGCTGCCCGCGGGCCTGCGGCTGGCCGCCGTGGGCAAGGCCTCGGCGCGGGAGCTGGCCAAGTTCGGCGTGACGGAAGTGATCGTGCCGGAGCAGCGCTTCGACAGCGAGGCGCTGCTGGCGCTTCCGGCCCTCCAGGACGTGGCCGGAAAGCGCGTGGTCATCTTTCGCGGCGATGGCGGGCGGGAGCTGCTGGGCGACACGCTGGTTGCTCGCGGCGCGCGCATCGAATACGCTGAGTGTTACCGGCGCACGCGCCCGCGGAGCGGCGCGGAGAATCTGCTGCGTGCCTGGGCGCGCGACGAGCTCGCCGCGATCACCGTCACCAGCAGCGAGGGACTGCACAACCTGTTCGACATGGTGGGTGCTCTCGGCCGGCAGTGGCTAAAGAAAACGCCTCTGTTCGTGCCCCACGAGCGCATCGCGGCGACCGCCCGGACGCTGGGCCTGCAGCAGGTGATCGTGACCGAACCCGGCGACGAGGGGCTGCTGCGCGGGCTCGTCGAATGGTTCCGCAACAAAGGGGGCGCCGCCGTCCCCGAGAACAAGCCGACATGA
- a CDS encoding hypothetical protein (possible pseudo, frameshifted), producing MSDTSEAKSPAEEGSQPSAPASFPPERELGSPPGPGEERPGPRQPRWYLHPALYVALFALVLGGWNAWQTRVQMNEMRRDLAVRLADTDAALGEARVSAQRAEAAVRDLAAKLTAVEARLAESRSQQEALEALYQELSRGRDETALAEVEQLLLIANQQLTLAGNVKTALIALRNAEAKLARLDRPQFGALKRSIASAIERLEGLPIMDVDTLSQRLESLIRRVEELPLAAHARPIPQPTAQPEPTGKAWLDFLRLAWHDLKSLVRVEKLEEPAAPLLTPEQAFFLRENVKLRLLSARLALLGRDEVSYRADLAAAGELLQRHFDTRARSTAEALAEAADLAQAPLSAPLPDVSAALEALRHARLATDRGTR from the coding sequence ATGAGCGATACCAGCGAAGCCAAATCCCCCGCCGAGGAAGGGTCTCAACCGTCCGCTCCTGCCTCCTTCCCCCCCGAAAGAGAGCTCGGGTCCCCGCCCGGGCCCGGCGAGGAGAGGCCCGGGCCGCGGCAGCCCCGGTGGTACCTGCATCCCGCCCTCTACGTGGCGCTCTTCGCTTTGGTCCTGGGAGGCTGGAACGCTTGGCAGACCCGGGTCCAGATGAATGAGATGCGCCGCGACCTGGCCGTGCGCCTGGCGGACACGGACGCAGCCCTAGGAGAGGCCCGGGTGAGCGCCCAGCGGGCGGAGGCCGCCGTGCGCGACCTCGCCGCCAAGCTGACGGCCGTGGAAGCCCGGCTTGCCGAGTCCCGCAGCCAGCAGGAAGCCCTGGAAGCCCTCTATCAAGAACTTTCCCGCGGCCGGGACGAAACGGCCTTGGCGGAGGTGGAGCAGCTTCTCCTCATCGCCAACCAGCAGCTCACCCTCGCTGGCAACGTGAAGACGGCTCTCATTGCCCTGCGTAACGCGGAAGCCAAACTCGCGCGCCTGGACCGGCCCCAGTTCGGCGCCCTCAAGCGCTCCATCGCCTCCGCCATCGAGCGGCTGGAAGGTTTGCCGATCATGGACGTGGACACCCTGAGCCAGCGGCTGGAATCCCTGATCCGGCGGGTGGAGGAGTTGCCGCTGGCCGCCCACGCCCGCCCCATCCCCCAGCCCACGGCTCAACCCGAACCTACCGGCAAAGCCTGGCTCGACTTCCTGCGCTTGGCGTGGCACGACCTGAAAAGTCTGGTGCGGGTGGAGAAGCTGGAAGAGCCGGCCGCGCCCTTGCTCACGCCCGAGCAGGCTTTTTTCTTGCGGGAGAACGTGAAGTTGCGGCTTCTCTCCGCCCGGCTCGCCCTGCTGGGCCGGGACGAGGTGAGCTATCGCGCCGATCTGGCCGCCGCCGGGGAATTGCTCCAGCGCCACTTTGACACCCGGGCCCGGAGCACGGCAGAGGCCTTGGCCGAAGCGGCCGACCTGGCCCAGGCGCCCTTGAGCGCTCCCCTGCCCGACGTCTCCGCCGCCCTGGAGGCGCTGCGCCACGCGCGCCTCGCGACCGACAGGGGCACGCGATGA
- a CDS encoding porphyrin biosynthesis-like protein — MKGVLWLILLTALAVAVTLIVRESTGYVIFVAGGYRVELSLNLLIVLLLAGFVGLYLAVRLVANAFTLPRRVREYRLRRRQRRGHHLLLAAVSAYFQGEYARAEKAALKAMDLGEAPVLCSVLAAHSAHRLRQPERRDAHLKESEAASPEEELLRDLARAEFLLAEGDAAGALAVVEGLRGAARRPPAGLLALALEAHRRAGHWDELLALLKEAEKRQVLASAQAEELRRLAHIQNLQTRGHDLEALRRYWESLPARDQEHPQVAAAAARAFLKHKECRAAHAVIERALTRQWAPELLEFYAECPEEDPARQLQQAERWLTEHSDDAALLLALGKLCAQAGLWGKAQSYLEASLSLQPSHAAYLALAGIQERLDRAEEARAAYRRSLELALERLGAPAQRSL, encoded by the coding sequence ATGAAAGGAGTCCTGTGGCTGATCCTGCTCACGGCTCTCGCCGTGGCGGTGACCCTGATCGTCCGCGAGAGCACCGGCTACGTCATCTTCGTCGCCGGCGGCTACCGGGTGGAGCTGTCCCTCAACCTGCTCATCGTCCTGCTGCTGGCGGGATTCGTCGGCCTATACCTAGCGGTGCGCCTGGTCGCCAACGCCTTCACCCTCCCCCGGCGGGTGCGGGAATATCGGTTGCGGCGCAGGCAGCGCAGGGGCCACCACCTGCTCCTGGCGGCCGTCTCGGCGTATTTCCAAGGAGAATACGCCCGGGCGGAGAAAGCTGCCCTCAAGGCCATGGACCTGGGGGAGGCCCCGGTGCTCTGCAGCGTGCTGGCGGCCCACAGCGCCCATCGGCTGCGCCAGCCCGAACGCCGGGACGCCCACTTGAAGGAATCGGAGGCCGCCTCCCCCGAGGAGGAGCTCCTGCGGGACCTCGCCCGGGCGGAGTTCTTGCTGGCCGAGGGGGACGCCGCCGGGGCCCTGGCGGTCGTGGAAGGGTTGCGGGGGGCGGCGCGCCGCCCTCCGGCGGGTTTGCTGGCGCTCGCGCTGGAAGCCCATCGGCGGGCGGGCCACTGGGACGAGTTGCTTGCCCTGCTCAAGGAAGCGGAGAAGCGCCAAGTGCTCGCTTCCGCCCAGGCGGAGGAGCTGCGCCGCCTGGCCCACATCCAGAACCTCCAGACGCGCGGCCACGACCTGGAAGCCCTGCGGCGCTACTGGGAAAGCCTTCCCGCTCGCGACCAGGAGCATCCCCAGGTGGCGGCCGCGGCGGCCCGGGCCTTCCTCAAGCACAAGGAATGCCGTGCCGCCCACGCCGTCATCGAGCGGGCCTTGACCCGGCAGTGGGCGCCGGAGCTGCTGGAGTTCTACGCCGAGTGTCCCGAGGAAGATCCGGCCCGCCAGCTCCAGCAGGCCGAGCGCTGGCTTACGGAGCATTCCGACGACGCCGCCCTGCTGCTTGCCCTGGGGAAGCTCTGCGCCCAAGCCGGGCTGTGGGGCAAGGCCCAGTCCTACTTGGAGGCGAGCCTCTCCCTGCAGCCGTCCCACGCCGCCTACCTGGCCCTGGCGGGGATCCAGGAGCGGCTCGACCGGGCGGAAGAGGCGCGGGCCGCCTACCGCCGCAGCCTGGAGCTGGCGCTGGAGCGGCTCGGCGCGCCGGCGCAACGCAGCCTTTGA